In Candidatus Nomurabacteria bacterium, the following proteins share a genomic window:
- a CDS encoding Hsp20/alpha crystallin family protein: MSFLQRLKNRGVRSDQASLQSEAEETAVDKVAQLDVDVYQTEKTIVIFAQSAGADMNDINVSIEGDADIVLIEGRRIRPEYLVFSKKKEQGAFFAQECVWGDFYRRIILPESVDIEKAEAKIKNGVLILVLPLLKSSEKERVRLRVKQDRRSVK; the protein is encoded by the coding sequence ATGTCATTTTTGCAACGTCTGAAAAATCGTGGAGTCCGTTCTGATCAAGCTTCTTTACAGTCGGAAGCTGAAGAGACGGCGGTTGATAAAGTCGCTCAGCTTGATGTGGATGTATATCAGACAGAAAAAACAATTGTCATATTTGCGCAATCAGCCGGAGCGGACATGAACGACATTAATGTTTCAATTGAAGGAGACGCAGATATTGTGCTAATTGAGGGGAGAAGAATACGTCCAGAATACTTAGTCTTTTCTAAAAAGAAGGAACAGGGTGCTTTCTTTGCACAGGAATGCGTTTGGGGTGATTTTTATCGCAGAATAATTCTGCCTGAAAGTGTAGATATAGAAAAAGCAGAAGCTAAAATCAAAAACGGAGTGTTAATATTAGTGTTACCACTTCTTAAATCGTCTGAGAAGGAGCGGGTTCGTTTAAGAGTTAAGCAAGACCGTCGGTCAGTAAAATAA